GCGACAGCCCCTTGTTGTCGCACAGCCAGGAGAGCGTGGCCTCGATCATCGAAATAGAGGACGTCAGCGCGGCCATGGACAGCATGATAAAGAACAGCACGCCAAACAGCGTACCCAGCGGCATCGACTGAAACGCCAGCGGCAGACTCATGAAAATCAGCCCCGGGCCTTCGCCCGGGTCCATGCCGTTGGCGAAAATCGCCGGGAAAATGGCCAGCCCCGCCATCAGCGCCACAACGGTGTCGGCGATGGCGACGCCAATGGCGGTGCGCCCGATGGAGGCGCTTTTGGGCAGGTAGCTGCCGTAGGTCAGAATCGCGCCGGAGGCAAGCGACAGGGTGAAAAAGGCGTGCCCCAGCGCTGCCAGCATTCCCGCGCTCGACAGGCTGTCGGCGTCAAAGGCAAACAAAAAGCGCACCGCCTCGCCGAAGCCGCCGGAAAAAAAACCGTAAACAATCAGCAGCAACAACATCAGCACCAGCCCCGGCATCATCCAGCCGACGCTTCTTTCGATGCCTTTCTGTACGCCCTTGCCGACGATGAACATGGTCGCCACCGTCACCAGCGTACTCCAGAGCCCCAGACTGATCGGACTCTGATTATGAGCGGTGAACACCGCCACCATGTCGTCCACGCTTGTGCCGCTGATACCGCCGGTCAGCATCTTCCACACGTAGGCGAACGACCAGCCGGCCACCACCACGTAAAACGACAGAACCATGAAGCCGCAGAGCATACCCATCCAGCCCACCAGCGACCATACGGAACCGCGGTCGGACTCGTTGACCACGCGGCGGATAGCGTCCACGGGGCTCCCGCGCCCGCGCCGCCCGAGCGAAATCTCGGTCATCATTACCGGAACGCCCACGGCAAAAATGCATACCAGATACACCAGCACAAAGGCGCCGCCGCCGAATTCGCCGGTAATATAGGGAAACTTCCAGATGTTCCCAAGCCCCACCGCCGAGCCGGTGGCCGCAAGTAGAAAGCCCCAGCGGCCCAGCCACTGCACGCGTGGTTGTTGTGACGTCGTCATGGATACTCCGTTATTTGCGTCCGTTTCCCGGCCATGGCCTGTGCGCCGTATGGTAGGCGATTTTACCCGACCCGTGGCGCCCCGCCTATGGCTCGCCGCCCACCCCGCCTTGGGTTCTGCCTTTTACGCCCCCATCTGCTATCAAGGATGAGTCATGGCGGATCATGCCATAACTTGTCATGCCACGCGGCCGGCACCGCCGGCGCGCCCATCCGGAAAGGAGTCATCATGAGTCAGACCCAAGCCCCCTGGAAACAGCCCATGCCCGACGCGCAGTTCTCCCTGATGCGCGACATCCTCGCCGCCCCTAGCCCGGTAGGCCTGGAAGCAGCGATGACCTACGGCGTGCTCAAGCCGCACTTTGAGCGCTTCGCGCCAAAAGGCTGGCAGCTTCACCAGTTCAAGGGCAACGCCGGCGTGGTACTCGATACCCATCCCGGGCGCGACGACATGTTCAAGCTGATGCTCATCGGCCATGCCGACAAGATCCGCATGCAGGTGCGCTCCATCGGCGAAGACGGCAAAGTCTGGATCAATACCGACTCGTTCTTGCCCACGGTGCTCATCGGTCACGAGGTCAAGCTGTTCAGCGAAGACCCGGAAAAGCCCGGCGAATACCGCTGCCTGGAAGGCGGCACGGTCGAGGCGCTGGGCGCCATCCACTTCTCCGACCCGGCCCAGCGTTCCGGCGACAAGGGCATCAAGAAAGAGCAGATTTACCTTGACCTGCAGATTCACGGCGACAACAAGAAGCAGCAGGTGGAAAATCTCGGCGTCCGCCCGGGGGATTCGATCATCTTCAACCGCCCCATCCGCCAGGGCTTCAGCCCGGATACTTTCTACGGCGCCTACCTGGATAACGGCCTGGGCTGCTTTGCCACCGCCGAAGTGGCCAGGCTGATTGCCGAAGCCGGCGGTACGGACAACGTAAGGGTGATGTTTGCCGTTGCCAGCTACGAGGAAATCGGCCGCTTCGGCAGCCGCGTGCTGGCCGGCGAGCTCAAGCCCGACGCGCTGATCGGCGTCGACGTCAACCACGACTACGTAGCGGCTCCCGGCA
This DNA window, taken from Halomonas piscis, encodes the following:
- a CDS encoding sodium-dependent transporter: MTTSQQPRVQWLGRWGFLLAATGSAVGLGNIWKFPYITGEFGGGAFVLVYLVCIFAVGVPVMMTEISLGRRGRGSPVDAIRRVVNESDRGSVWSLVGWMGMLCGFMVLSFYVVVAGWSFAYVWKMLTGGISGTSVDDMVAVFTAHNQSPISLGLWSTLVTVATMFIVGKGVQKGIERSVGWMMPGLVLMLLLLIVYGFFSGGFGEAVRFLFAFDADSLSSAGMLAALGHAFFTLSLASGAILTYGSYLPKSASIGRTAIGVAIADTVVALMAGLAIFPAIFANGMDPGEGPGLIFMSLPLAFQSMPLGTLFGVLFFIMLSMAALTSSISMIEATLSWLCDNKGLSRPQAAWSAGIVLWLISTLAMLSFNVGADWTLGGKNFFDWLDYLTSRFLMPLGGLGMVVLAGFVLKSQTFRDELALPPVLYAAWLFMVRYVSPLGIVVIFINALGLYQVSLAADWPWLICILVVMVVAGEALSPRLGRAPAAR
- a CDS encoding M20/M25/M40 family metallo-hydrolase, which gives rise to MSQTQAPWKQPMPDAQFSLMRDILAAPSPVGLEAAMTYGVLKPHFERFAPKGWQLHQFKGNAGVVLDTHPGRDDMFKLMLIGHADKIRMQVRSIGEDGKVWINTDSFLPTVLIGHEVKLFSEDPEKPGEYRCLEGGTVEALGAIHFSDPAQRSGDKGIKKEQIYLDLQIHGDNKKQQVENLGVRPGDSIIFNRPIRQGFSPDTFYGAYLDNGLGCFATAEVARLIAEAGGTDNVRVMFAVASYEEIGRFGSRVLAGELKPDALIGVDVNHDYVAAPGIGDKRMQPLEMGKGFTMSVGSIASEQLNRVIAQAAGDHDIPLQRDIVGVDTGTDGMAGVLASVDCAATSIGFPIRNMHTISETGNTRDVLAAVHALTYTIQALDKRENLEREFLDNHPRLDNARPLSHQGSNKPDDEGE